The Microbacterium sp. W4I20 genome segment CTGATGGAGCTGCACGTGAGCCTCGTCGCCGCGGTCCCGAACGGACGCTACGTCGAGCACATCCCGCAGCTGCGGGCCATCACGCATACCGGCATGACGATCGAGAACGGTCGCGCCCTCGCCCCTGAGACCCTGGGCCTCGGGATCGACTGGAACCGCGACGCCATGGACGACAGGCTCGTCCTCTGATGTCCCGCTTCGCGAGCACCGTGCGGGCGGAGGTCCGGTCGCCCCGCGCCCTGCTCCTCGTGTTGATCGTCGCCCTCGTGGTGACGCTCGCCGTGCTCAAGCCGGCCTTCCTCAACGGCCCGTTCGTGATCGCTCCGCTGCTGACGTCGATCGCGATCTTCACGGTGGTCGGTCTGTCGCAGATGGTCGTGCTCTCGGTCGGCCACATGAATCTGGCGGTCGGGCAGCTGGCCGGCGTCGGCGCGCTCGTCATGGGAGCGAGCTTCGAGAACCTCGGGCTGCCGCTGGTCGCCGGGCTCGCTCTCGGCCTGCTGGTGAGCACGGGCCTCGGCGCCCTCGCCGGCTGGATCATCGCCAAGACCGGCGTCAACTCCTTCATCGTGACGCTCGCCATGAGTTTCGCGCTGCTCGGGCTGATCCCGACGCTGTACAAGGCGTGGAGCAGCGGCCAGGCCTTCACGGTGCTGCCCGACGGCTTCGAGACGGTGGGCCGGTCGACCTTCGCCGACGTCTGCCTCCTCGGCTACTGCGGCACGAACGCGATCCCGCTGATGATCCTGCCGGCGCTCGCATGCATGGCGGCCGTCTGGTACTTCTACACCTGCACCCGCCACGGGCGCGAGGTGCTCGTGACCGGCAGCAACGTGCGTACGGCCGAGCTCTCGGGTGTTCCCACCGCGCGCCGCATCATCCTCGCCCACGCGCTCTCCGGCCTCCTCGCCGCCGGTGCGGGGTTCCTGCTCGCCGCGAGCACCGGCTCGTTCACCCCGGCGATCGGCAGCGAGTTCATGCTGTCGTCGTTCCTCGGGCCGATCCTCGGCGGCACGCTGCTCGCCGGCGGCGTCGTCTCGATCGTCGGCACGGCCCTCGGCATCACCCTGACCTCGGTGATCCGCAAGGGTCTCGAGCTGTTCGGCGTCGGCCTCGAGGCGCTCAACGTGCTGCTGGGCTGCATCCTGCTGGCGGCCCTCGCCACCGACCGCCTGCGACTCGTGTTCGCACGCAGGCGTCCGCGACCGCGCGAGGAGTCCGCAGCGACCCTCGCCGCCGAACTCGAAGATGCGGAGGCGGTCCGATGAGACGCGTCAT includes the following:
- a CDS encoding ABC transporter permease, encoding MSRFASTVRAEVRSPRALLLVLIVALVVTLAVLKPAFLNGPFVIAPLLTSIAIFTVVGLSQMVVLSVGHMNLAVGQLAGVGALVMGASFENLGLPLVAGLALGLLVSTGLGALAGWIIAKTGVNSFIVTLAMSFALLGLIPTLYKAWSSGQAFTVLPDGFETVGRSTFADVCLLGYCGTNAIPLMILPALACMAAVWYFYTCTRHGREVLVTGSNVRTAELSGVPTARRIILAHALSGLLAAGAGFLLAASTGSFTPAIGSEFMLSSFLGPILGGTLLAGGVVSIVGTALGITLTSVIRKGLELFGVGLEALNVLLGCILLAALATDRLRLVFARRRPRPREESAATLAAELEDAEAVR